A genomic segment from Pseudorca crassidens isolate mPseCra1 chromosome 6, mPseCra1.hap1, whole genome shotgun sequence encodes:
- the NABP1 gene encoding SOSS complex subunit B2 isoform X1: MNGVNDPPLFIKDIKPGLKNLNVVFIVLEIGRVTKTKDGHEVRSCKVADKTGSITISVWDEIGGLIQPGDIIRLTRGYASMWKGCLTLYTGRGGELQKIGEFCMVYSEVPNFSEPNPDYRGQQNKGAHSEQKNNSMNSNMGTGTFGPVGNGVQTGSEARGCQFSYAGRSNGRGPVNPQLPGTANNQTVMTTISNGRDPRRAFKR; encoded by the exons ATGAACGGGGTCAACGACCCCCCTCTTTTTATAAAAGATATTAAGCCCGGACTGAAAAACTTAAATGTCGTCTTTATTGTGCTGGAGATAG GACGCGTGACCAAAACCAAAGACGGCCATGAAGTGAGATCATGCAAAGTAGCAGATAAAACTGGCAGCATCACTATTTCCGTGTGGGATGAAATCGGAGGTCTTATACAGCCAGGGGATATTATTCGGTTGACCAGAGG gtATGCATCCATGTGGAAAGGATGTCTGACACTTTATACTGGAAGGGGTGGAGAACTTCAAAAAATTGGGGA attttgtaTGGTTTATTCAGAAGTGCCAAATTTCAGTGAACCTAACCCAGATTATCGAGGACAGCAGAACAAAGGG GCACACAGTGAACAGAAGAATAATTCCATGAATAGTAATATGGGTACAGGTACATTTGGACCAGtgg GAAACGGTGTTCAAACTGGCTCAGAAGCAAGGGGATGCCAATTTTCATATGCTGGTAGAAGCAATGGCCGGGGACCTGTAAATCCACAGCTACCAGGAACAGCTAATAATCAAACAGTCATGACCACAATAAGTAATGGCAGGGACCCTCGGAGAGCCTTTAAAAGATGA
- the NABP1 gene encoding SOSS complex subunit B2 isoform X2: protein MWKGCLTLYTGRGGELQKIGEFCMVYSEVPNFSEPNPDYRGQQNKGAHSEQKNNSMNSNMGTGTFGPVGNGVQTGSEARGCQFSYAGRSNGRGPVNPQLPGTANNQTVMTTISNGRDPRRAFKR from the exons ATGTGGAAAGGATGTCTGACACTTTATACTGGAAGGGGTGGAGAACTTCAAAAAATTGGGGA attttgtaTGGTTTATTCAGAAGTGCCAAATTTCAGTGAACCTAACCCAGATTATCGAGGACAGCAGAACAAAGGG GCACACAGTGAACAGAAGAATAATTCCATGAATAGTAATATGGGTACAGGTACATTTGGACCAGtgg GAAACGGTGTTCAAACTGGCTCAGAAGCAAGGGGATGCCAATTTTCATATGCTGGTAGAAGCAATGGCCGGGGACCTGTAAATCCACAGCTACCAGGAACAGCTAATAATCAAACAGTCATGACCACAATAAGTAATGGCAGGGACCCTCGGAGAGCCTTTAAAAGATGA